One stretch of Lemur catta isolate mLemCat1 chromosome 2, mLemCat1.pri, whole genome shotgun sequence DNA includes these proteins:
- the TAAR9 gene encoding trace amine-associated receptor 9: protein MVNNFSQADTVELCYENVNGSCIKTPYSPGPRAILYAVLGLGAVLAVFGNLLVIIAILHFRQLHTPTNFLIASLACADFLVGVTVMPFSTVRSVESCWYFGDSYCKFHTCFDTSFCFASLFHLCCISVDRYIAVTDPPTYPTKFTVSVSGICIVLSWFFSVTYSFSIFYTGANEEGIEELVVALTCVGGCQAPLNQNWVLLCFLLFFVPTVAMVFIYGKIFLVAKHQARKIESTASQAQSSSESYKERVAKRERKAAKTLGIAMAAFLVSWLPYIIDAVIDAYMNFITPPYVYEILVWCVYYNSAMNPLIYAFFYPWFRKAIKLIVSGKVLRSDSSTINLFSEEVDTD from the coding sequence ATGGTGAACAATTTCTCCCAAGCGGACACTGTGGAGCTCTGTTATGAGAACGTGAATGGATCCTGCATTAAAACCCCTTACTCGCCGGGTCCCCGAGCAATCCTGTATGCTGTCCTGGGCTTGGGGGCTGTGCTGGCAGTGTTTGGGAACTTACTGGTCATCATTGCTATCCTTCACTTCAGACAGCTGCACACACCTACAAACTTTCTGATCGCGTCCCTGGCCTGTGCCGACTTCCTGGTGGGAGTCACCGTGATGCCCTTCAGCACGGTGAGGTCTGTGGAGAGCTGCTGGTACTTTGGGGACAGTTACTGTAAATTCCACACGTGTTTCGATACATCCTTctgttttgcttctttgtttcATCTATGCTGTATCTCTGTGGATAGATATATCGCTGTTACTGATCCTCCGACCTATCCAACCAAGTTCACTGTGTCGGTTTCGGGAATATGCATTGTTCTCTCTTGGTTTTTTTCAGTCACATATAGCTTTTCTATCTTTTATACAGGGGCCAATGAAGAAGGAATTGAGGAATTAGTAGTTGCTCTCACCTGTGTAGGAGGCTGCCAGGCTCCGTTGAATCAAAATTgggttttactttgttttcttctattctttgtACCCACTGTTGCCATGGTGTTTATATACGGGAAGATATTTTTGGTGGCTAAGCATCAGGCTAGGAAGATAGAAAGCACAGCCAGCCAGGCTCAGTCCTCCTCAGAGAGCTACAAGGAAAGAGtagcaaaaagagagagaaaggctgCCAAAACCTTGGGTATTGCTATGGCAGCATTTCTTGTCTCTTGGCTACCGTACATTATTGATGCTGTGATTGATGCTTATATGAACTTCATAACTCCTCCTTATGTTTATGAGATTTTAGTGTGGTGTGTTTATTATAATTCAGCTATGAACCCCTTGATATATGCTTTCTTTTACCCATGGTTTCGGAAGGCAATAAAACTTATTGTAAGCGGCAAAGTCTTAAGGAGTGACTCATcaacaattaatttattttctgaagaaGTAGATACAGATTAA